In the Leptospira selangorensis genome, one interval contains:
- a CDS encoding PDZ domain-containing protein — MRSYKLVFLLVFCLGFLENIEAKADSEFSLLVHFRKYSHHNPFQKGTPYQKKVPAIRLDERTAVALLKPGEVPLFAEIHPEESAGRKAYFQKVDLDTGLGIVLLPENFGKSKKASPIALLEESAKTQGVCSPFFTNFEWGSLEFSKSILPLSKLARKENQDGTRSFLFSGKKVCGFTDGTWNAGADLLRRFYQSRFSSSSPFPHPGFSAEGSLTPAEEDYYFPKGSVGAVVSEVLPGIGPMHNLFPGDAVLSVNGTPVASKQKQVLYDILLSKGGSYLNSGEWVTLSLYRDGRKREIRYQLRPYNEDSFLIPESSDKIAPKYIIAGGLLFTELTHTYLKEYGEKYKSSSDRKLVYLAESYSKKLHPERSRIVLLSRAFPDEKNRAYQEFQDLILESVNDKVVDSVEGLKAAISENKDEFLVFRFSGNKLAVFDKSELKSLDERIKSLYSLDSLDNIR; from the coding sequence ATGAGATCGTATAAATTAGTATTCCTTCTTGTATTTTGTTTAGGATTTTTAGAAAATATAGAAGCTAAAGCAGATTCAGAATTTTCACTTCTGGTCCATTTTAGAAAATATTCCCATCATAATCCTTTCCAAAAAGGAACTCCATATCAGAAAAAAGTCCCTGCAATCCGTTTGGATGAAAGAACTGCAGTCGCACTTTTAAAACCTGGAGAAGTTCCGTTATTCGCGGAGATCCATCCGGAAGAATCCGCAGGAAGAAAGGCATATTTCCAAAAAGTGGATCTGGATACAGGACTTGGTATTGTACTTCTTCCCGAAAACTTTGGAAAATCCAAAAAGGCCTCCCCTATCGCTCTTTTGGAAGAAAGTGCAAAAACGCAAGGAGTATGCTCCCCCTTCTTCACAAACTTTGAATGGGGAAGTTTAGAATTTTCTAAATCGATCCTTCCACTTTCTAAACTTGCGAGAAAAGAAAACCAAGACGGAACCAGAAGTTTCCTCTTTTCAGGAAAAAAAGTCTGTGGGTTTACCGATGGAACCTGGAATGCGGGTGCTGATCTTCTTCGTAGATTTTACCAAAGTAGATTTTCTTCCTCTTCTCCTTTTCCTCATCCTGGTTTTTCCGCGGAAGGTTCCTTAACTCCCGCAGAAGAAGATTATTATTTTCCGAAAGGTAGCGTAGGTGCGGTCGTTTCGGAAGTTCTTCCAGGGATTGGGCCAATGCATAATCTGTTTCCAGGTGATGCAGTCCTTTCCGTGAACGGGACTCCGGTTGCTTCTAAACAAAAACAAGTATTGTATGATATTCTGCTCAGCAAGGGTGGATCTTATCTGAATTCAGGAGAATGGGTCACTCTTTCACTGTATAGAGATGGAAGAAAAAGAGAAATACGTTATCAATTAAGACCGTATAACGAGGATTCTTTTTTAATCCCTGAAAGTTCGGACAAGATCGCTCCTAAATATATCATCGCAGGCGGATTACTTTTTACAGAACTCACTCATACTTACTTAAAAGAATACGGAGAAAAATACAAATCTTCCAGTGATAGAAAGTTAGTATACTTAGCGGAAAGTTATTCTAAAAAACTTCATCCGGAAAGAAGCCGTATCGTATTACTTTCTAGAGCATTTCCGGACGAGAAAAATAGAGCATATCAGGAATTCCAAGATTTGATCTTAGAATCCGTGAATGACAAAGTCGTGGACTCCGTAGAAGGTTTGAAAGCGGCCATTTCCGAAAATAAGGACGAATTTTTGGTATTCCGGTTTTCAGGAAATAAATTGGCAGTTTTTGATAAGTCGGAGTTAAAAAGTTTGGATGAAAGGATAAAATCCTTATATTCTCTTGATTCTCTAGACAATATACGCTGA
- a CDS encoding ATP-binding response regulator yields the protein MKILFVDDEEVIRDLFQEIFGSEYELLLAGTAEQGLTLAESETFDLIITDIRLPRMNGIEFITKLREKGVDTPFIVITGNQDIQISINALRLGAVDFFLKPFRMEAIRYSLLRFRNLFYAGKDLVDKRMFQVRESRQKFALLPRLGNLNQYVHLILKSLSHLPNLHNEDQLSLKVALYELIGNAIEHGCARITYHQKQELMFQENDYFSYVDKICESKEEWIQVEVDYDDTRVTVILEDGGEGFDPARVPDPVQDPNASQLSGRGIFLVRMNVDSLSYNDKGNQVTFVKKLQKAEAKQKQT from the coding sequence ATGAAAATCCTTTTCGTTGATGACGAAGAAGTTATCCGAGATCTGTTCCAGGAAATTTTCGGCAGCGAATACGAACTCCTTCTTGCCGGAACCGCAGAACAGGGCTTAACATTAGCAGAGTCGGAAACATTCGATCTGATCATCACCGATATTCGCCTTCCGAGGATGAACGGTATCGAGTTCATCACTAAATTGAGGGAAAAAGGAGTAGATACTCCTTTTATAGTCATCACTGGAAACCAGGACATCCAAATCTCCATCAACGCTCTTCGACTGGGAGCTGTGGATTTTTTCCTCAAACCTTTTCGGATGGAGGCGATCCGTTATTCCCTCTTAAGATTTAGAAACTTATTTTATGCGGGCAAGGACCTTGTGGACAAAAGAATGTTCCAGGTCCGGGAATCCAGACAGAAGTTTGCACTTCTTCCTAGACTTGGAAATTTAAATCAATATGTTCATTTGATCTTAAAATCCCTATCTCATCTTCCTAATTTACATAATGAGGATCAACTCTCCTTAAAAGTAGCATTGTACGAATTGATAGGAAATGCAATAGAACATGGTTGTGCTCGTATCACTTATCATCAAAAGCAAGAGTTAATGTTCCAAGAGAATGATTACTTCTCTTATGTGGATAAGATCTGTGAATCCAAAGAAGAATGGATCCAGGTAGAAGTGGACTATGACGATACAAGAGTGACTGTTATTTTGGAAGATGGTGGAGAAGGTTTCGATCCTGCAAGAGTTCCCGATCCAGTACAAGATCCGAATGCAAGCCAACTTTCAGGTAGAGGTATCTTTTTAGTTCGTATGAATGTTGATTCTCTTTCTTATAATGATAAGGGAAACCAAGTCACATTTGTTAAAAAATTACAAAAAGCGGAAGCGAAACAAAAACAGACCTGA
- a CDS encoding phosphatase PAP2 family protein → MRLKPKLYMLVFMTDSFLWKEILFSNSPLEALHISALRPVLDPLTIVFHHLGSSLFFMALVSLIYLCMDRKIGFRMTLGLLIAGVVNGACKALLTMPRPIGLPFPSELGLMEGSYGFPSGHVQTAVVLYGTLFLHVRIPWVRILTAFLILFMPIARMYAGLHFLGDTLGGFILGLLVLFGLEFWFSKDPGVLEPGFTGQAPDQKRLKSLVLFILALTVPSILLHDPSQPESTNKSWEQVISSAGALAGFGIGILYNKRAGLDWKSVDSWIVFLIRVVVIILGILIFYLALGKILSSLLGENPVARYFKYGIVCYYIGHLAPILLKRIRGGIYLT, encoded by the coding sequence TTGCGTTTAAAACCGAAACTTTATATGCTCGTTTTTATGACGGATAGTTTCCTTTGGAAAGAGATCTTATTCTCTAACTCGCCTTTAGAGGCTCTTCATATTTCTGCGTTAAGACCTGTGTTGGATCCTCTTACAATTGTGTTCCATCATTTGGGATCTTCTCTCTTTTTTATGGCCCTGGTCTCTCTCATATATCTTTGTATGGATAGAAAGATAGGGTTTAGAATGACACTCGGTCTTTTGATCGCAGGTGTTGTGAATGGGGCATGTAAGGCACTTCTTACCATGCCAAGACCGATAGGTTTGCCATTCCCATCCGAGCTTGGACTCATGGAAGGTTCCTACGGATTTCCATCAGGACATGTGCAGACTGCAGTGGTGTTATACGGAACATTATTTTTACATGTAAGAATCCCTTGGGTCAGAATACTCACCGCGTTTTTGATCTTATTTATGCCGATTGCAAGAATGTATGCAGGACTTCACTTTTTGGGTGATACCTTAGGTGGGTTTATTTTAGGACTACTTGTATTATTCGGATTAGAGTTCTGGTTCTCAAAAGATCCTGGAGTTTTGGAACCTGGTTTTACAGGACAGGCGCCGGATCAAAAAAGACTAAAATCACTTGTACTTTTTATTTTAGCTCTCACTGTGCCTAGCATTCTTCTGCATGATCCTAGCCAACCCGAGTCCACGAATAAATCTTGGGAGCAGGTGATTTCTTCTGCAGGAGCTCTTGCGGGTTTCGGGATCGGGATTTTGTACAATAAAAGGGCAGGGTTGGATTGGAAATCAGTCGATTCTTGGATCGTATTTTTGATCAGAGTAGTTGTGATCATTCTTGGGATCTTGATCTTTTATTTGGCTCTCGGAAAAATTCTCTCCTCTCTATTGGGGGAAAATCCGGTTGCCAGATACTTTAAGTATGGGATCGTGTGTTACTATATTGGCCATCTCGCTCCCATTCTTCTGAAAAGGATACGCGGAGGCATCTATCTGACTTAA
- a CDS encoding oligosaccharide flippase family protein, which translates to MLRLGSSLQFISESIGKLRTSGFIRSFFSVGFSKVIASLLNFIFMVYSVRILSKNENGIFQYYSGFLPVLLAVAEFGLPTALVRFLSPMTEDKRKIGVLLASSLWVKWAALFLLVIVTGTAVYFLKENALAAFLLVFGSFVLSFNSYFESIFVSFGQYHALSIWYPLPNLIRILILYLADQFSEHALGHLDILGIFSVAPVFTIVLFFLLFPRGKLHWAGDKEEVRQQTRELISFNRYAFLASLFAIVSDRMELFFLNKYHSNEAVAAYGVALQPFSGFVILFSVLNSMIYPKLSRLTENKEFTSYLGKSILVAVVFALALGPWVFLGDWVFSALFSGKYPESVPVFQLLYPNYLFQLVFSPLGMALFALGQPRLLAILALVRLIFGLILDNLLIPEYGTMGAAGAFFLGQIPSWFLLSGYFLAYYKPSSK; encoded by the coding sequence ATGCTTCGCCTTGGATCCTCCTTACAGTTCATTTCCGAAAGTATCGGAAAATTACGGACCTCCGGATTCATACGTAGCTTTTTTTCAGTAGGGTTTTCCAAGGTAATCGCCTCCCTACTGAATTTTATCTTCATGGTCTATTCGGTCAGGATCCTGAGTAAAAACGAGAACGGTATCTTCCAATATTATTCCGGATTTCTGCCCGTACTTTTAGCAGTGGCAGAATTCGGATTGCCCACCGCTTTAGTACGTTTTCTTTCTCCAATGACCGAAGACAAAAGAAAGATCGGGGTTCTTCTTGCATCTTCTCTTTGGGTCAAATGGGCTGCATTATTTCTACTGGTGATTGTTACTGGTACTGCTGTTTATTTTTTAAAGGAGAATGCACTTGCCGCATTTCTTCTGGTATTCGGTAGCTTCGTTCTTTCCTTTAATTCATATTTCGAAAGTATATTCGTTTCTTTCGGACAATATCATGCGCTTTCGATTTGGTATCCTCTCCCGAATTTGATCCGCATTTTGATTTTGTATTTAGCGGACCAATTTTCGGAACATGCACTTGGGCATCTGGATATACTTGGGATCTTCTCCGTAGCTCCCGTATTTACGATTGTTCTATTTTTCCTTTTATTCCCCAGAGGAAAATTGCATTGGGCGGGTGATAAAGAAGAAGTCCGACAACAAACCAGAGAGCTTATCTCGTTCAACCGTTATGCGTTTTTGGCATCTTTATTTGCGATCGTATCGGATAGAATGGAGTTATTCTTTTTAAACAAATACCATTCTAATGAGGCAGTGGCGGCTTATGGAGTGGCATTACAACCGTTCAGCGGGTTTGTGATCTTATTTTCCGTTTTGAATTCAATGATCTATCCTAAACTCTCCAGGCTTACGGAGAATAAGGAATTCACTAGTTACTTGGGAAAATCCATCTTAGTAGCTGTAGTGTTTGCTTTGGCATTAGGGCCTTGGGTGTTTTTGGGAGATTGGGTCTTCTCCGCGTTATTCTCGGGAAAATATCCTGAATCAGTTCCGGTATTCCAGCTATTATACCCGAATTATCTTTTCCAATTGGTGTTCTCTCCGCTCGGAATGGCTTTATTTGCATTAGGCCAGCCTCGGTTACTCGCAATACTCGCATTAGTGAGATTGATCTTTGGATTAATTTTGGATAATCTTTTGATCCCGGAATACGGGACAATGGGAGCGGCAGGAGCTTTTTTTCTGGGACAGATCCCCTCTTGGTTCTTGCTTAGCGGTTATTTTTTAGCGTATTACAAACCTTCTTCCAAGTAA
- a CDS encoding LIC_11090 family protein, with protein sequence MKTISIILAQCFLFQSLVFGSGWFCGMLAGEIKLCHCNHGSQKEKHSDSEDSRFSSKLADSGEDHSNSKPSSLPDCHSAKSGEAHKCACKKAKDKASYLSGTICTQFFTYSKLENIAPETLGSELLSRIKEDSGVFVSFDLERPPRFS encoded by the coding sequence ATGAAAACGATTTCTATCATTCTGGCCCAATGCTTCCTATTCCAAAGTTTGGTATTCGGAAGCGGTTGGTTCTGCGGAATGCTCGCGGGAGAGATCAAACTTTGCCATTGTAATCACGGAAGCCAAAAAGAAAAACATTCGGACTCTGAAGATTCCAGATTTTCCTCCAAACTTGCCGATTCTGGAGAAGATCATTCTAATTCTAAACCTTCTTCCCTACCCGATTGTCATTCCGCTAAGTCAGGAGAAGCACATAAATGCGCCTGTAAAAAAGCAAAAGACAAGGCTTCTTATTTAAGCGGAACTATCTGCACTCAATTTTTCACTTATTCCAAATTAGAAAACATAGCTCCAGAAACTCTTGGCTCGGAACTTTTGAGCCGTATAAAAGAAGATTCCGGAGTGTTTGTTTCTTTCGATCTAGAAAGACCCCCTCGATTCTCCTAA
- a CDS encoding MbnP family copper-binding protein codes for MKLLYKSAIIALLTAYIANCDGQSANPNLALLALATGNPSGIQFSAVVGDSHATCEGDISGHGDSHSSSVVTIQHVAGVMPIKLKDLRFYVSGFELVDQDDNVTTLDIPNTGVWQYSGVTLLDFENGKGSCSGTAETNNLVQTSVENKTYKTLRFTLGIPESLNHIDYSVAPSPLNISGLAWGWTMGYRFFVGEFISNDAATLGNAAVLHIGSAGCTESSGVYTCTNSNRTVIELTPTGGFNPFTQKVQFDLKKAVTGWDISAGSKSCHSMGAMDSANCSLVYPNFGLDYSTGNAGSTAQTVFGIVSK; via the coding sequence ATGAAATTATTATATAAATCCGCGATTATTGCGTTATTAACCGCATACATCGCAAATTGCGACGGCCAATCTGCCAACCCAAATTTGGCGCTATTAGCATTAGCCACAGGAAATCCGTCTGGAATCCAATTCAGTGCAGTGGTTGGAGATAGTCACGCCACCTGCGAAGGGGATATAAGCGGACATGGGGATTCTCATTCCAGTTCTGTTGTTACCATCCAACACGTAGCCGGGGTAATGCCCATTAAACTAAAGGATCTTAGATTTTATGTTTCCGGATTCGAATTAGTAGACCAGGACGATAATGTTACCACTTTAGATATTCCTAATACAGGTGTTTGGCAGTATAGCGGAGTTACACTTCTGGATTTCGAAAATGGAAAAGGGAGCTGCAGCGGAACTGCTGAAACCAATAATTTAGTCCAAACTTCTGTTGAGAATAAAACCTATAAAACCCTTAGATTCACTTTGGGAATCCCGGAATCACTCAATCATATCGATTACAGTGTTGCTCCTAGCCCTCTAAATATCTCCGGACTGGCCTGGGGATGGACCATGGGTTATAGATTTTTCGTAGGTGAATTTATATCCAATGATGCTGCAACATTAGGAAATGCAGCGGTTCTACATATAGGTTCTGCCGGCTGCACCGAGTCCAGTGGAGTTTATACATGCACAAACTCTAACCGGACTGTGATCGAACTCACTCCGACCGGAGGATTTAATCCATTCACACAAAAGGTTCAATTCGACCTTAAAAAAGCAGTCACAGGATGGGATATCAGTGCTGGAAGCAAATCTTGTCATTCTATGGGAGCTATGGACAGCGCTAACTGTTCCTTAGTGTATCCGAATTTCGGTTTGGATTATTCTACCGGAAATGCTGGGTCCACCGCTCAAACAGTATTTGGGATCGTATCCAAATAA
- a CDS encoding methanobactin export MATE transporter MbnM — protein sequence MNRLITFSLFLLLLFQCTQLGLEKEKSSGSEGILLLLGTSAPEGTPYTWDLPPGFPAPRIPSDNPVTVEKVELGRFLFYDTKLSENETQSCGSCHKQEDAFTDGLTVSVGSTGQSHPRNAQHLSNVAYNLRQTWANPVLKKLEDQARVPMFGDNPVELGMKDREDLLLDRLTNDPDYVSKFKAAFPNDQNPFSILNITKALSSFQRTFISGNSAYDRYQAGDFSALSASAIRGKNLFFGEKAECFHCHGGFNFTDTILHVGTVFEEVTFHNNGLDSSRFVSPNGGLYEFTTKESDRGKFRAPSLRNVELTAPYMHDGSIPDLLSVVNHYVNGGTGDGTTNPNRDVFVRSFSLSESEKQDLVEFLKSLTDTEFTTNPKFQDPF from the coding sequence ATGAATCGACTTATTACGTTTTCTTTATTCTTACTTCTACTTTTCCAATGTACACAATTGGGATTGGAGAAGGAAAAAAGTTCCGGATCGGAAGGAATTCTTTTACTTTTAGGAACTTCTGCCCCCGAAGGAACTCCTTATACTTGGGATCTTCCTCCCGGATTCCCCGCGCCAAGAATCCCGAGTGATAATCCGGTCACCGTGGAAAAAGTGGAGCTTGGCAGGTTTTTATTTTATGATACAAAATTATCTGAAAATGAAACCCAATCCTGCGGAAGCTGCCATAAACAAGAGGACGCGTTCACGGATGGTCTTACTGTTTCCGTAGGTTCTACCGGGCAATCTCATCCCAGAAACGCACAACATCTATCCAACGTCGCCTATAATCTCAGACAAACCTGGGCAAATCCGGTTTTAAAAAAATTGGAGGACCAGGCAAGAGTCCCCATGTTCGGAGACAATCCTGTAGAACTTGGAATGAAGGACAGAGAAGATCTTTTGCTGGATAGACTTACGAATGACCCGGATTACGTTTCTAAATTCAAGGCGGCTTTCCCTAACGATCAAAATCCTTTTAGTATATTGAATATTACGAAAGCTTTATCCAGCTTTCAAAGGACTTTTATCTCGGGAAATTCCGCATACGACAGATACCAAGCCGGGGATTTTTCCGCTTTAAGTGCTTCTGCGATCCGAGGTAAAAATTTATTCTTTGGAGAAAAAGCGGAATGTTTCCATTGTCATGGAGGTTTCAATTTTACGGACACGATCCTTCATGTGGGAACGGTATTCGAAGAAGTTACTTTCCATAATAACGGATTGGATTCCTCCAGATTTGTAAGCCCAAATGGTGGATTGTATGAATTCACCACTAAAGAATCGGATCGGGGAAAATTCAGAGCACCTTCTCTACGCAACGTTGAACTCACCGCTCCATATATGCATGACGGTTCCATTCCGGACCTATTATCCGTGGTGAATCATTATGTAAACGGGGGAACCGGGGACGGCACTACAAATCCTAACAGAGACGTTTTTGTAAGAAGTTTTTCCTTAAGCGAATCCGAAAAACAGGATCTGGTGGAATTCTTAAAAAGCCTTACGGATACGGAATTCACCACCAATCCCAAGTTCCAGGATCCGTTCTGA
- a CDS encoding methylmalonyl-CoA mutase family protein: MEPEIYTPHNKLKFVTAASLFDGHDASINIMRRILQSSGAEVVHLGHNRSVQEIVDCAIQEDVQGIAVTSYQGGHVEYFKYMIDLLKEKGSSHIKVFGGGGGTILPSEIQELEAYGVSKIYSPDDGRSLGLQGMINDLLQKSDFLPPHRFNGNLFSEIRKKNPIAIAESISLVESTENDSKKIDPTKLDFPLSQKIIPILGITGTGGAGKSSLTDELVRRFIHDFEDKTIAIISVDPSKRKTGGALLGDRIRMNSISHPRVYMRSFATREANIALNRNVKKSLDVLKSSEFDLVIVETAGIGQSDSEITEVSDLSLYVMTPEFGAATQLEKIDMIDYADLIAVNKCDKRGALDAIRDVQKQFQRSRKLFDQAPEKMPVFGTIASQFNDPGTNNLYVALIDSLNKKFNLDWKSNFASSSETSQKIHIIPPDRQRYLAEIAEECEKYENFVKKESETAEILYRIKGTIEVLKERGKNVSDLEEEYSKREEGLHPDTKKILKEWDSKLEKYSGEFFTYTVRDKEIKVENFTKSLSNLNIPKVSVPKFRNWGEIVKWSYTENFPGEFPYAAGVFPFKRTGEDPTRMFAGEGGPERTNARFHYVSHGMPAHRLSTAFDSVTLYGEDPGLRPDIYGKIGNSGVSIATLDDAKKLYSGFDLCSPSTSVSMTINGPAPMLLSFFLNTAIDQTCEKYIRAEGKVEEAKSKLAEIYSKKGVPVPHYKGEIPRGNDGLGLLLLGTTGDQILPKEVYEKIKKETLSSVRGTVQADILKEDQAQNTCIFSTEFALKLMGDIQEYFIWNKVRNFYSVSISGYHIAEAGANPITQVAFTLANGFTFVEYYLSRGMKIDDFAPNLSFFFSNGIDPEYAVIGRVARKIWAKSMKYKYSGSERSQMLKYHIQTSGRSLHAQEIAFNDIRTTLQALYAIYDNCNSLHTNAYDEAITTPTEESVRRAMAIQLIINRELGLAKNENPLQGSFIIDDLSDLVEEAILSEFRRISERGGVLGAMERMYQRNKIQEESLEYEHRKHTGEIPVIGVNTFLGKDGSPTILPEEVIRSTEDEKKAQIKELEAFQFRNQEDSSNALKNLQAACLSGENGFEALVEAGKVCSLGQMTHSLYEVGGQYRRSM; encoded by the coding sequence ATGGAACCTGAAATTTACACACCTCATAATAAATTAAAATTTGTGACTGCCGCCTCACTTTTTGACGGGCATGATGCTTCTATCAATATCATGAGGAGAATACTCCAATCCTCAGGAGCAGAAGTAGTTCACTTAGGTCATAATAGATCTGTTCAGGAAATAGTTGACTGCGCCATCCAAGAAGATGTGCAGGGAATTGCAGTTACAAGTTACCAAGGCGGTCACGTAGAATATTTCAAATACATGATAGATCTTCTGAAAGAAAAAGGAAGTTCTCATATCAAGGTATTCGGCGGAGGTGGAGGAACCATTCTTCCTTCAGAAATACAAGAGCTAGAAGCCTATGGAGTTTCTAAAATTTATTCTCCGGATGACGGGCGTTCTTTGGGATTACAAGGAATGATCAATGATCTATTACAAAAATCTGATTTTCTTCCTCCACATAGATTTAATGGAAATCTGTTCTCGGAGATCCGTAAAAAAAATCCGATCGCAATCGCAGAATCGATCTCCTTAGTAGAATCTACCGAAAATGATTCTAAAAAAATAGATCCGACAAAATTGGATTTTCCACTTTCCCAAAAGATAATCCCTATCTTAGGAATTACGGGAACAGGAGGAGCGGGAAAATCCTCCCTTACGGATGAACTTGTAAGAAGATTTATTCATGATTTCGAAGACAAAACTATCGCGATTATTTCCGTAGATCCTTCCAAACGAAAAACAGGAGGAGCACTCTTAGGAGATAGGATACGTATGAATTCCATCTCTCATCCAAGAGTGTATATGAGATCTTTTGCAACTAGAGAAGCAAATATCGCATTGAATCGAAATGTTAAAAAGAGTTTGGACGTTCTTAAAAGTTCAGAATTCGATCTAGTGATCGTAGAAACAGCGGGGATAGGACAAAGTGATTCTGAAATTACGGAAGTATCCGATCTTTCTCTTTATGTAATGACACCCGAATTCGGCGCCGCCACCCAATTAGAAAAAATCGATATGATCGATTATGCGGATCTGATTGCAGTCAATAAATGTGATAAAAGAGGAGCATTAGACGCAATCAGAGATGTTCAAAAACAATTCCAAAGATCCAGAAAATTATTCGATCAAGCCCCGGAGAAAATGCCAGTATTTGGGACTATTGCATCCCAATTCAATGATCCTGGAACGAATAATCTATACGTTGCACTCATCGATTCATTAAACAAAAAGTTCAATTTGGATTGGAAATCCAATTTTGCTTCCAGTTCAGAAACTAGCCAAAAGATCCATATCATTCCTCCGGATAGACAAAGATACTTAGCAGAGATCGCTGAAGAATGTGAGAAATACGAAAACTTCGTCAAAAAAGAATCCGAAACCGCAGAGATCCTATATAGGATCAAAGGAACGATAGAAGTTTTAAAAGAAAGAGGCAAAAATGTCTCCGACTTGGAAGAAGAATATTCCAAAAGAGAAGAAGGACTTCATCCGGACACAAAAAAGATCCTAAAAGAATGGGATTCTAAATTAGAAAAGTATTCGGGAGAATTTTTCACTTATACAGTAAGAGACAAAGAGATCAAAGTAGAGAATTTTACAAAATCCTTAAGTAACCTGAATATCCCGAAGGTTTCCGTTCCTAAATTCAGAAACTGGGGAGAGATCGTAAAATGGTCTTATACCGAGAATTTTCCGGGAGAATTCCCATATGCCGCCGGAGTATTTCCTTTTAAAAGGACCGGAGAAGACCCTACTCGTATGTTCGCCGGCGAAGGTGGTCCAGAAAGAACAAACGCAAGATTCCATTACGTTAGCCATGGAATGCCGGCTCATCGTTTAAGCACTGCATTCGATTCCGTAACTTTATACGGAGAAGATCCTGGACTTCGCCCTGATATTTATGGTAAGATCGGAAATTCCGGAGTAAGCATCGCAACCTTAGACGATGCTAAAAAACTATATTCAGGTTTTGATCTTTGTAGTCCGAGCACTTCCGTATCCATGACGATCAACGGACCGGCACCGATGCTTCTATCCTTCTTCTTGAATACCGCAATTGATCAAACCTGTGAGAAATATATTCGGGCAGAAGGAAAAGTAGAAGAGGCAAAATCCAAACTTGCGGAGATCTATTCTAAAAAAGGAGTTCCTGTTCCACACTACAAAGGAGAGATCCCGAGAGGAAATGATGGCCTAGGTCTTCTTCTTTTAGGAACCACCGGAGATCAGATCCTTCCTAAAGAAGTTTATGAAAAAATAAAGAAAGAAACTCTTTCTTCCGTTCGTGGAACTGTTCAGGCGGATATTCTAAAAGAAGACCAGGCACAGAACACATGTATCTTCTCCACTGAATTTGCTCTGAAGTTAATGGGAGATATCCAGGAATATTTTATTTGGAATAAGGTCCGTAATTTTTACTCCGTTTCTATTTCGGGATATCATATCGCAGAAGCGGGAGCCAATCCGATCACTCAGGTGGCTTTCACTTTAGCGAATGGATTTACGTTTGTGGAATATTATCTTTCTCGCGGAATGAAGATAGATGATTTCGCACCTAACCTTTCCTTCTTCTTCTCAAATGGAATTGATCCTGAATATGCAGTCATCGGAAGAGTGGCACGTAAGATCTGGGCCAAAAGTATGAAGTATAAATACAGCGGATCGGAACGTTCTCAAATGTTAAAATACCATATCCAAACTTCCGGTCGCTCTTTACACGCACAAGAGATCGCATTCAACGACATTCGAACCACCTTACAAGCGTTATATGCTATCTATGATAATTGTAATAGTTTACATACGAATGCTTACGATGAGGCAATCACAACACCTACGGAAGAATCAGTCAGAAGAGCAATGGCGATCCAGCTAATCATTAATAGAGAATTGGGTCTGGCTAAAAATGAAAATCCTCTACAAGGTTCCTTCATCATCGATGATCTTTCCGATCTGGTAGAAGAAGCGATTTTGTCCGAGTTCAGACGTATTTCTGAAAGAGGCGGAGTTCTGGGTGCAATGGAAAGAATGTACCAAAGAAACAAGATCCAAGAAGAATCCTTGGAATATGAGCATAGAAAACATACCGGAGAGATCCCTGTGATCGGTGTGAATACTTTCTTAGGCAAAGATGGATCTCCTACAATTCTTCCGGAAGAAGTGATCCGCTCCACAGAGGATGAAAAAAAGGCGCAGATTAAGGAACTCGAAGCATTCCAATTCAGGAACCAAGAGGATTCTTCTAATGCTCTGAAAAATTTACAAGCGGCCTGCCTTTCCGGAGAAAACGGATTCGAAGCATTAGTAGAAGCCGGAAAGGTCTGCTCTCTGGGACAAATGACCCATTCTCTTTATGAAGTGGGTGGCCAATACAGAAGAAGTATGTGA